A window of Xyrauchen texanus isolate HMW12.3.18 chromosome 10, RBS_HiC_50CHRs, whole genome shotgun sequence contains these coding sequences:
- the LOC127650785 gene encoding H-2 class I histocompatibility antigen, K-D alpha chain-like, with the protein MIGDLQVDEKHSLQYEYTALSTPDTFSGSVFSAVSVCDDRQISHYSHEEQDWKKSEIWRDVPELHEFRYWFLHQVNILSNCTNSKCSELHVVQRRVGCEVEKLPDGAIKYLEGFNEYQYDGEDFIAFNFNTTQWINKNPKAKETKLKWDRQTDRNQIIKDQLNNCMNWISTFNNTQRTRPDVEMFAVESPQDQNKLILTCLATGFYPKHLEMNMMLNGIKLDHVNSSGIRPNGDETFQLRISVEIHRNETEGFECHVNHISVKEPVISEWVQLNCNEPDRREKSDSEKTERLNAADSPENDSSNTL; encoded by the exons ATGATTGGTGATCTGCAGGTTGACG AGAAACACTCACTCCAGTATGAGTACACCGCCCTTTCCACACCGGACACATTCTCTGGATCTGTGTTCAGTGCTGTTAGTGTGTGTGATGATAGACAGATCTCTCACTACAGTCATGAAGAACAAGACTGGAAGAAATCAGAAATCTGGAGAGATGTTCCTGAACTACATGAGTTTAGATACTGGTTTCTACATCAGGTTAATATTCTGTCAAACTGCACAAACTCCAAGTGTTCTG AGCTTCATGTAGTTCAGAGAAGAGTTGGATGTGAGGTGGAGAAACTTCCTGATGGAGCAATCAAGTATCTGGAGGGGTTTAATGAGTATCAATATGATGGAGAAGATTTTATTGCCTTTAATTTTAACACAACACAGTGGATCAATAAAAATCCCAAagccaaagaaacaaaactgaaGTGGGACCGCCAAACAGATCGAAACCAAATCATCAAGGATCAACTAAACAACTGCATGAACTGGATCTCCACATTTAATAATACTCAAAGAA CTCGTCCAGACGTTGAGATGTTTGCTGTTGAATCTCCTCAAGACCAAAACAAGTTGATTCTGACCTGTCTGGCCACTGGTTTCTACCCCAAACACCTGGAGATGAATATGATGTTGAACGGCATTAAACTGGATCATGTAAACTCTTCTGGAATCAGACCAAACGGTGATGAAACCTTTCAGCTGAGAATCAGTGTGGAGATCCACAGAAATGAGACAGAGGGTTTTGAGTGCCATGTCAATCACATCAGTGTAAAAGAGCCGGTTATATCAGAATGgg TCCAGTTAAACTGTAATGAGCCTGACAGAAGAGAGAAAAGTGACTCTGAGAAGACTGAACGACTCAATGCTGCTGATTCACCTGAGAATGATTCATCAAACACACTGTAA
- the LOC127650297 gene encoding uncharacterized protein LOC127650297, which yields MKFMPISETLESQQEKKDKLNVLSEQATFSPEEVKTLMKDTYFSQRKAVNSGTDLQSLMEEWPFLFKEIGMMVHFHDLTGVSLKETFLSNVEKKGKRVLDFMRGVSADKSKLVLQAVTKLKVLRGKLEGCSEDVKDLVLLILSYFHENEENLFYYVEETCTAKEVQVESLPATPCVIVCGTSCYAAKQFMLSVDQKIVNDQIPNFISAVCMMFASYYCLNIHYPVGLGSTLEFLQRCFFNINPEKGTKVEMKKNKKQLSVNPRVLTLIADLSDHEWRETG from the exons ATGAAATTCATGCCAATAAGTGAGACACTGGAAAGCCAGCAGGAGAAAAAAGACAAATTGAATGTGCTGAGTGAACAGGCAACCTTTAGTCCAGAGGAGGTCAAAACTCTTATGAAGGACACCTACTTCTCCCAGCGTAAAGCAGTAAACAGTGGAACAGATCTGCAATCACTCATGGAAGAGTGGCCTTTTTTGTTTAAGGAGATTGGAATGATGGTTCACTTTCATGACCTTACTGGTGTATCACTAAAAGAGACATTCCTCAGTAATGTCGAGAAAAAGGGAAAACGGGTTCTGGACTTCATGAGAGGCGTTTCTGCAGACAAGAGCAAACTAGTTTTGCAGGCTGTAACAAAGCTCAAAGTTTTGAGAGGAAAGTTGGAGGGCTGCTCAGAAGATGTTAAGGATTTGGTGCTCCTCATACTCTCATACTTCCATGAAAACGAGGAAAACCTCTTCTACTATGTTGAAGAAACCTGCACGGCGAAAGAAGTACAAGTGGAAAGCTTGCCTGCGACACCATGTGTCATTGTATGTG GAACATCATGTTATGCTGCAAAGCAATTCATGCTGAGTGTAGACCAAAAAATTGTGAATGACCAGATCCCCAACTTCATCTCTGCTGTCTGCATGATGTTTGCAAGCTATTACTGCCTCAATATCCACTATCCTGTGGGTCTGGGCTCCACACTTGAGTTTCTTCAGAG GTGTTTCTTCAATATCAATCCTGAGAAGGGCACAAAAGTGGAAATGAAGAAAAACAAGAAGCAACTATCAGTGAATCCAAGAGTCCTCACACTGATCGCTGATCTCTCTGATCATGAGTGGAGAGAGACAGGTTGA